The following are from one region of the Dreissena polymorpha isolate Duluth1 chromosome 2, UMN_Dpol_1.0, whole genome shotgun sequence genome:
- the LOC127870349 gene encoding uncharacterized protein LOC127870349 isoform X1 yields the protein MYWKHLSHNRSQVNSDFHIMTKKIIFLVIQFAVTTVFADDQECNELGDCDCGDVCHDGKCVAGCHVYDVFVAAGTQRTVYGRRCQCDSDTDPHGRAVKCAEGVAFEGNPIHHMMYTPNPRCYHSDDAPTA from the exons ATGTACTGGAAGCACTTAAGTCATAATCGGAGTCAAGTAAACAG TGATTTTCACATAATGACCAAGAAAATCATTTTCCTCGTGATACAGTTTGCCGTAACAACCGTCTTCGCCGACGACCAAGAATGCAATGAGCTTGG GGACTGTGACTGTGGGGATGTGTGTCATGATGGAAAATGTGTGGCAG GTTGCCACGTTTACGACGTGTTCGTCGCCGCCGGAACTCAGCGCACGGTGTATGGACGCCGCTGTCAGTGCGACTCGGACACAGATCCTCACGGCAGGGCTGTGAAG TGCGCAGAGGGAGTTGCATTCGAGGGTAACCCGATCCATCACATGATGTACACCCCGAACCCCCGTTGCTATCATTCCGACGACGCACCAACTGCTTAG
- the LOC127870349 gene encoding uncharacterized protein LOC127870349 isoform X2 has translation MTKKIIFLVIQFAVTTVFADDQECNELGDCDCGDVCHDGKCVAGCHVYDVFVAAGTQRTVYGRRCQCDSDTDPHGRAVKCAEGVAFEGNPIHHMMYTPNPRCYHSDDAPTA, from the exons ATGACCAAGAAAATCATTTTCCTCGTGATACAGTTTGCCGTAACAACCGTCTTCGCCGACGACCAAGAATGCAATGAGCTTGG GGACTGTGACTGTGGGGATGTGTGTCATGATGGAAAATGTGTGGCAG GTTGCCACGTTTACGACGTGTTCGTCGCCGCCGGAACTCAGCGCACGGTGTATGGACGCCGCTGTCAGTGCGACTCGGACACAGATCCTCACGGCAGGGCTGTGAAG TGCGCAGAGGGAGTTGCATTCGAGGGTAACCCGATCCATCACATGATGTACACCCCGAACCCCCGTTGCTATCATTCCGACGACGCACCAACTGCTTAG